From a region of the Bermanella marisrubri genome:
- a CDS encoding helix-turn-helix domain-containing protein — protein MTDKLLTTTDVSQLLDVSEVTVKRWAREHLIKSVKQGSELVFPEEDVLKYKEIHDRLKK, from the coding sequence ATGACTGATAAATTACTAACTACAACTGACGTATCTCAGCTATTAGATGTTAGCGAGGTTACCGTTAAGCGCTGGGCAAGAGAGCATCTAATTAAAAGCGTCAAGCAAGGTAGTGAGCTGGTTTTCCCAGAAGAGGATGTTTTGAAATATAAAGAAATCCATGACCGATTAAAAAAATAA
- a CDS encoding universal stress protein, protein MINRILFATDLGIYNPYLMSQLSVLAHSTGARVDLVHAIEPMGVFAESILSIYMTPDDQKHLRNSGMPQVMEHIRQQVLDSLKVEIDEMPNKFTISDVIVEIGPPSDIIIKHARQCRSDLIVIGSHSGQGDGEAMIGSVAGKVLRKASVPVYFLPTACLREGL, encoded by the coding sequence ATGATTAATCGGATATTGTTTGCGACTGACCTAGGTATTTATAACCCTTATCTGATGAGCCAACTTTCCGTTTTGGCCCACAGTACAGGTGCCAGGGTAGACCTGGTACATGCGATAGAGCCCATGGGAGTTTTTGCGGAGAGTATACTCTCTATTTACATGACTCCTGATGATCAAAAACATCTTCGTAATTCAGGGATGCCTCAGGTAATGGAGCACATAAGACAGCAAGTGCTCGACAGCCTTAAAGTAGAGATTGATGAGATGCCAAACAAATTTACTATCAGTGATGTGATCGTCGAGATAGGCCCTCCTAGTGACATTATCATCAAGCACGCGCGTCAGTGTAGAAGTGATCTTATCGTTATTGGTAGCCACAGTGGTCAGGGTGATGGGGAGGCTATGATAGGTTCTGTGGCAGGTAAGGTTCTTCGAAAGGCGTCAGTACCTGTCTATTTTTTACCTACCGCCTGCCTGAGGGAGGGTCTATAA